Genomic window (Theileria annulata chromosome 4, complete sequence, *** SEQUENCING IN PROGRESS ***):
AGTTTTGAGTTGGGAGGAAGGTTTAAAGATGCCAGGAAGTTAGTTAGAATATCCCAATTATTCTTTAGACTTTTGATTGTTTCGCACAGAAAAGCATGCCTGCATCACGACCCAATGACACAGGCAGTTACTTTCAACTGCATACTGAGGAACCTGATTCACCACAAGCTGTACTCCTCAGCATTCAAATTCgtatgaaattaaataacaCTTTTGAATTCATGTTAATCCCCAATGTAGATATGCAAGACTACATTCCCGGAATACCTAAGCTCAAATGCTCAATATGCAAGATATCTATACTACTACGGTAACGGAATTTAGTGATAAGGGTTTTTAGGAAAAGTGCTCTCAGTTCAGCTGGAATATAGTGAAGCATACACAAAGCTAATTCAATCCCTGAGAAAAGCACCTCAGAATGACAAAACTGCATACGGATTCAAGCTACTAGTAAGTTAAATGATATGAAAAATTCAATAGGCGACAAAAATGTCAGTAATAGTCGGTCTTTTGATGTGTGATATTCCAAGCAAGAGTGTGTTCACAAACCCATCCATGAGGAAAGACTTGGCACCATACGAGGCAGTTGTGGTTGTAGGTTTCATTACAAcactaaaatattataggCTGTTAGAAACGGAGATTTAAACTCATTCTTGCAGCTGTGCGATAAATATGCACACTGCTTTGAGAAGGACGACACCATGTTCCTTATATCAAGGCTAAGAGACAATGTAATAAAGGGAGGCCTGAGGAAAATCAACTTGGCATACTCTAAGATCAATTTGGTACCTAAAATAGTCCTTGCATTTAATATATGTAGGCAAATGTGGCTCATAAACTAGGGCTGGAATCAGTCGAACACACAGAAAACATCATTGCAAAGGCAATACATGATGGAATTATAGAAGCAGTTATAGACCATGAAAATCAATGTGTTAACTCAAAGGTAACAaaacatatatttaaactatttttagttacatatctaaaattttattatatttacatattGATGTTTAGGTTAATGTAGATTTGTATAAAAGTTATGAACCAATGAGAGCATTTCATAAAAGAATACAATTCTGTTTAAAGTTACATTCAAATGCAATACAGGTATACATAAAAGTTGAtagatttatatataacGAGActcaaaattttacatGATATGATTAATTCATAGGCAATGAGATACCCAGAAGATCCAGAATCCAcaaaagaaaataaaaccACATCTAACCCAGATAAGGACCAGCTGGAATCCgtaagaaaataaaaaataatcattCTTCAGCTCGACTACGACAACGAACTAGGAGATGGAGGATATATCtagataatatatttaaaattgatatatGTGTTAAATATTTCCATAAGTCAAATCTATTAAATGGCTGGCGGAATCCACACATGAGATAGGTTCTTCCAATAAAAGTTCccatttatttatttaaataacaaaCCAATGCatatgttttaattttttaataaagcACAAATCCTAATGGATATATACACAGAAGACGATTTCGACGAAAACAACCCCGTCACTAAAGCAAACTACGCTGGTGTACCGGAAGAAGAAAAGTACGAAAATTTCGAAATAAGTGACGAAAAAGAGGATTTCGAAGACGAAGATtatgaagaagatgatgaatCTGATCTGGACCAGACCTCAATGGCCCAAGTCCTGGCAAACACGTCGACAGAGTCGCGTTGTAGCATATTACAGGAAGAAATCAGATTGTTGAAGCTGGAAAATGATTTGTTGATCTCGAGAGAAAAATCGCTAAAAGATAGAGTGGAGCTCTTGGGAAAAGATAACGAAACACTGAACAACAAGGTCCTGGAGTACGAAGTGAAGGTGTCGTCATTAAATAAGGAAATTGACCTGATAAAGTGTCGCTCCGACGCACGGCAATCGACGCTGGAGAATAATTATAGAGAATTGTGCTCAAAAATCGCAGCAAGTGAAGATTTGAACCAGAAGATGAGGTTCGACCTGAACCAGCAGAGAGCAAAAAACACAGTCCTGGAGGAATTgatagaaaataaaaatacagCAATAGCTGAATTAGAAAGAAGAATGGAACATTTGGTACCTTCAACAAAAACTATACTAAGACTGAACGGAGAAGTACAGTCAGATGATAAGTACAAAGATCTCAAGTATAGACTACACGCAACAGAAAGACAACTTGACCAAGTTGTTACAGAACTCTCGAAAGTTGTATCATACAACACTACCCTTAATAACGACCAAGATTCAAAAACCAGTACCAAATACCTTGACTACAGGGCGCTGATAAAAGATTATAACGCAAAATCTGTAAAACTAAAAGAGTTGGAAGAGAGAATCTCAAATGACGAAAACAAGTCAAAAATCGCTACGTTGGAGGATAATATTAAGATATTGAATGGGAAATTGGCTGTAAGATCAATGGCACTCAAGGAAACGGAAAGAGAACTCAAGGAGTTTTATTCCAAACAGCTTgatgatttaaaaacaaatatatcTGAGCATAAACAAATAATCGATTCGAAAGTGCAAGAATTAAACGTATATAAAGATAGAATAGAGTCGATGAAGCAGGAACTGGACTTGAAAAACAAGTCCATTATTGATAAGAACGATGCTCTAAACAGAGAAAAATCGCAAAACCACGAGATTTTCCTGGAAAACGAGTCACTGAAGAGGAAAATCAACGAATATTTGGATCAAATTCGATCACTGAATATGGAGAAGCAAGTTCTTCTGGACAGAGAAGCAACCCATATGGCTGAGTTTAAGAACTATTCAAATGAAACTGACTTGAAACTAAAAAAGATGGAGTTAGTTCTCAGGCACACTCAGCagatgaataataaaacaaactCGACTcaaaatgaagaaaaggATAAGAATGACTACTCTGAATTCAAGAACGAGTTGTTGGAGCAATTTACTGAGATCAAGCAGCTTCTGAACACACTCGAAAGATCCAAAAAGGAGCACCAACAAAACAATAACTTAATTTTGACATTAAGACACCAGAACGATACTGCAATGACTGCGCTGAGGGAAGAGAATAAAAATGCACTCAACTCATTCTCAGAGAAGAACAACGCGACCCTCAGTGAGCTGAAGCAACAGAACATGAATTTGGTTACAACGGTGACAGATAATGTGAACCAGGTCCTATATTCACTTAATAACAATAGCGAAAACTTATTGAAAGAAATAAAGTCGCAGCTGGAGTCACTTAAAGAAGAACTTAGAACCAATGAGGCTGAGAAATTTGTACCAGAAACTCCAACAAAAACGCCAAATTTAGATGAGGGTAACGTTGAGAGTTCTGACGACCCTTTGCCTgaaaaatacaataaaCTTAAGGAGGCATTTAAGGAAACGACTACAACGCTTCTGAGAAAGGAGAAGGTTCTGATAGATTCGCTTAAAAAGACTGTTCTGGAGTGCCACACCTATAAGATGAAGCTTGACGAGCTGACGAACTCTAGCTCCCACCCTgaagataattttcattCAGTTAAATCATCCCTAAAATGCAGCTGTAAAGATTTGGTAAAGCGAGATTCTGAAACGAAGGTCAAAAACTGTTGGTGCAGGTTCAAAAACTTCAGTAATCTCAGAAGAGCATTATCGAGGAAGGCGATGCTGAGGGAGTCTGAAGTTTTGGAATCTTTTGAGAAACCAAAAGTTAAGCGTCGAACTCGACAATCtgataatttagaataatttactACTGAATAACTGTTAATATATGTTAGTAATCTAAAataggtagttaagtataAACAATTACAACATTATATACTACAGCGAACGTTTATCGCATAAAAACaactttataatttatcaattctTCAACAATGGATGGATTATCCTTGGCTATGTCCTTATATCTTTCTCTCATCCAGTCAAGGATCATTTCTTCAGTCACTTCTTTCTTAGTACTGAACTTAGGCATGGGAGGAGTGATACTTCTCCCTGACATTTTCTTGAACATCCTTGTTTTGCGCCCAGTTTCAATATACTCATGTTTTTCAAACATTCCTTTGACGAAGAAGAGGATCCTAATGATGATAAGACCTCCGTAGCTCTCGAACAGATGAACTGTTACGTTTTCCAGATCGGGGCGTA
Coding sequences:
- a CDS encoding uncharacterized protein (Tap349h10.p1c.cand.173 - score = 45.37;~SMART PINT (SM00088) at aa 356-446, E()=9.99e-14), with amino-acid sequence MVAVDNVGTQFPNDAFKDLVSQCISLLEAAVAKSESRFVIRLMRHYKSLRSLLKAHPATSVPFLRSLLKEYAFGANPCPVAEKAYNFLPADLLPPIFSEPESSTKSADVSDTTKPQFDLPKFHYTTSTYLEIQEYVSQDSQLTETKVMLSTLALIYLIDTRNYEKAMDLADSLAHLMLSLNKRIMDYLGAKVYFYYSRSFELGGRFKDARKLTFDCFAQKSMPASRPNDTGSYFQLHTEEPDSPQAVLLSIQIRKVLSVQLEYSEAYTKLIQSLRKAPQNDKTAYGFKLLATKMSVIVGLLMCDIPSKSVFTNPSMRKDLAPYEAVVVAVRNGDLNSFLQLCDKYAHCFEKDDTMFLISRLRDNVIKGGLRKINLAYSKINLANVAHKLGLESVEHTENIIAKAIHDGIIEAVIDHENQCVNSKVNVDLYKSYEPMRAFHKRIQFCLKLHSNAIQAMRYPEDPESTKENKTTSNPDKDQLESVRK
- a CDS encoding uncharacterized protein (Tap349h10.p1c.cand.174 - score = 76.32), which codes for MDIYTEDDFDENNPVTKANYAGVPEEEKYENFEISDEKEDFEDEDYEEDDESDLDQTSMAQVLANTSTESRCSILQEEIRLLKLENDLLISREKSLKDRVELLGKDNETLNNKVLEYEVKVSSLNKEIDLIKCRSDARQSTLENNYRELCSKIAASEDLNQKMRFDLNQQRAKNTVLEELIENKNTAIAELERRMEHLVPSTKTILRLNGEVQSDDKYKDLKYRLHATERQLDQVVTELSKVVSYNTTLNNDQDSKTSTKYLDYRALIKDYNAKSVKLKELEERISNDENKSKIATLEDNIKILNGKLAVRSMALKETERELKEFYSKQLDDLKTNISEHKQIIDSKVQELNVYKDRIESMKQELDLKNKSIIDKNDALNREKSQNHEIFLENESLKRKINEYLDQIRSLNMEKQVLLDREATHMAEFKNYSNETDLKLKKMELVLRHTQQMNNKTNSTQNEEKDKNDYSEFKNELLEQFTEIKQLLNTLERSKKEHQQNNNLILTLRHQNDTAMTALREENKNALNSFSEKNNATLSELKQQNMNLVTTVTDNVNQVLYSLNNNSENLLKEIKSQLESLKEELRTNEAEKFVPETPTKTPNLDEGNVESSDDPLPEKYNKLKEAFKETTTTLLRKEKVLIDSLKKTVLECHTYKMKLDELTNSSSHPEDNFHSVKSSLKCSCKDLVKRDSETKVKNCWCRFKNFSNLRRALSRKAMLRESEVLESFEKPKVKRRTRQSDNLE